A genome region from Nitrospirota bacterium includes the following:
- a CDS encoding DUF3137 domain-containing protein → MSIYLILIIAIVLIIVVSAFVKGRANKGMLQALKRQAVKRGGDVKGGTLLYYPRLSLEFDGVSFIISAMPGGGTRGRRGDMTYVDFSVPSLQDQFFRIMRKSESVQSAIDSLLSVKEIKIGNEEFVRMFKVKGNDEYFISEILFPEIQNDLMKCTNKQLDIKFEKGRFLLSIDGIATSDQDYDKVIETSVLFLNRLKKYKGRLSGRR, encoded by the coding sequence TTGAGTATCTATCTTATCCTGATAATTGCAATAGTACTGATAATCGTGGTTTCCGCCTTTGTTAAAGGGAGGGCAAATAAGGGGATGCTGCAGGCATTGAAAAGGCAGGCAGTGAAAAGGGGCGGGGATGTAAAAGGCGGTACTTTGTTGTATTATCCGCGTCTTTCTCTTGAGTTTGATGGAGTAAGCTTTATAATATCAGCCATGCCGGGCGGCGGCACAAGAGGGAGGCGGGGTGATATGACTTATGTGGATTTTTCTGTGCCGTCTTTACAGGATCAATTCTTCAGGATTATGAGGAAGTCAGAATCCGTCCAGTCTGCTATAGACAGTCTGCTTAGTGTTAAGGAGATAAAGATTGGTAATGAAGAATTTGTCAGGATGTTTAAAGTTAAAGGCAATGATGAATACTTTATTTCGGAGATATTATTCCCTGAGATTCAGAATGACTTGATGAAATGTACTAATAAGCAATTAGACATCAAGTTTGAAAAGGGGAGGTTTCTCCTTTCAATAGACGGCATAGCAACTTCAGATCAGGATTATGACAAAGTCATAGAAACAAGCGTTCTTTTTTTAAATAGATTAAAGAAGTATAAGG